In the genome of Dermacentor silvarum isolate Dsil-2018 chromosome 1, BIME_Dsil_1.4, whole genome shotgun sequence, one region contains:
- the LOC119443042 gene encoding uncharacterized protein LOC119443042, translated as MSGVNYPSTGWTNDLARLPRLLNSELNRLASSSGSKNKARRSYKLLTESYVVASTISACYDQEMQSMFFIRARCFRSQKKTQAPYLVHVTMSRDGRVLGGHCECPAGRKACSHLQAVLQVILLLQEKGFQEAPAHLSCTDLPQVWRRPRTQHVKASSLQSVDWRRVDEGGRDMPLPCRLYIEKFKQRSADEKRSDALLFACGLAKVGADSALVAVLSAADRAPMCITKCGTVFHGSPLAYHHPLAPHGFRVFLCKTLERGFNSSVPPRLPEEMVSFTDSTSWAIPGDFDENKQLILKKIVLTSVEAQLLERNSRRQRKSLTWCQERKYRLTASNFGTVLLRRQWTYKGLGHLTSSKDLSRVPAVRYGIANEAKALQRYEEALRNTGRDVQLQCTGLFVNPEYPWLGASPDANVYDPSEDPPWGCVEVKFPYSLKDADSEKLLTARDTCVDFDNLQHPSLKIEHPYFAQVIGQMGVTELTWADFVIYSDNFVCVQRIKFEENVWEQMRVKLDEFYFMTLLPYYGKKM; from the exons ATGAGCGGCGTCAATTACCCTTCGACGGGATGGACGAACGATTTGGCGCGGCTGCCGCGGCTGTTGAACTCCGAGTTGAATCGGCTGGCGTCGTCCTCGGGGTCGAAGAATAAAGCTCGTCGGAGCTACAAGCTGCTGACGGAAAGTTACGTCGTAGCCTCAACTATAAGTGCCTGCTACGACCAAGAAAT GCAGTCCATGTTCTTCATACGGGCGAGATGCTTCCGGAGCCAGAAGAAAACCCAGGCGCCATATCTTGTTCACGTGACAATGAGTAGAGACGGTAGGGTTCTTGGCGGCCACTGTGAATGTCCAGCAGGAAGAAAAGCCTGCAGCCACTTACAAGCTGTCCTGCAAGTAATTCTTTTGCTGCAAGAAAAGGGCTTCCAGGAAGCTCCAGCCCACTTGTCGTGCACAGATTTGCCGCAAGTTTGGAGACGGCCTCGCACACAACATGTGAAAGCAAGCAGCCTCCAAAGTGTGGACTGGAGAAGAGTGGATGAGGGTGGCCGAGACATGCCCTTGCCATGTCGATTATACATAGAAAAATTCAAACAGCGCAGTGCAGACGAGAAGAGGAGTGATGCCCTGCTTTTTGCATGTGGCTTGGCCAAGGTTGGAGCGGACAGTGCATTGGTAGCAGTGCTATCTGCTGCAGACCGTGCACCAATGTGCATTACTAAGTGTGGGACAGTTTTTCATGGGTCACCACTGGCATACCACCATCCTCTTGCTCCACATGGATTTAGAGTTTTTCTATGCAAGACACTTGAAAGAGGCTTTAACTCAAGTGTGCCCCCGCGCCTGCCTGAAGAGATGGTATCATTCACTGACAGCACATCATGGGCTATCCCAGGTGACTTCGATGAAAATAAACAGCTCATCTTGAAG AAAATTGTGCTCACATCTGTTGAAGCACAGTTGTTGGAGAGGAACTCCCGAAGGCAACGGAAAAGCTTGACTTGGTGCCAAGAAAGGAAGTACCGGCTCACAGCATCTAACTTTGGCACCGTACTATTGCGGAGACAATGGACATATAAAGGTCTTGGCCACCTAACTTCATCAAAGGACCTATCCAGGGTTCCTGCTGTCAG GTATGGCATAGCCAACGAGGCAAAGGCATTACAGCGGTACGAAGAAGCATTGAGAAACACAGGCCGGGATGTCCAACTTCAGTGCACCGGGCTTTTTGTTAACCCCGAGTATCCATGGCTTGGCGCATCACCAGATGCCAATGTCTACGATCCATCTGAAGATCCACCATGGGGATGCGTCGAAGTGAAGTTCCCGTATAGCTTAAAGGATGCTGACTCTGAGAAACTTTTGACTGCCAGGGACACTTGTGTAGATTTCGACAATCTGCAGCACCCTTCTTTAAAGATAGAGCATCCATACTTTGCCCAAGTGATAGGTCAAATGGGTGTAACAGAGTTAACATGGGCAGATTTTGTCATTTATTCGGATAACTTCGTGTGTGTGCAAAGAATCAAGTTTGAGGAGAATGTTTGGGAACAAATGAGAGTCAAGCTAGATGAATTTTACTTTATGACCCTTCTGCCATACTATGGCAAGAAAATGTAG